A single window of Drosophila suzukii chromosome 3, CBGP_Dsuzu_IsoJpt1.0, whole genome shotgun sequence DNA harbors:
- the LOC108007395 gene encoding 5,10-methylenetetrahydrofolate reductase: MHAIDVSAGGSLPAAAARPSSYVPCVTFAPGQNESRMGEQRIGPLVAELTDRRRLFYGIEVTASRPDGRPTCLDFNYFLPLLPTFVSVVWLGQRYWDVEPVGRVESLQLAQHLATRIPVLPHLSAYRLDEERLDQFLALNFSSLLAVRGDQVHQGQSFRISQPVVEQSRRQRAEKISICVPGYPEGYTSLGDSPQNSTRNIGFLKSKIEAGADCIITQICYRPEVIVQFVKDCRAAGIRVPILVGLLPHESLRTYFIMEKITGAQLPIELREELDQLQSPQTEGTKSDQDMVRKFFHRMTVRIVRHIHDADVGVWGFHFFTLNRFKSVKTVLQELRELHLLQDPN, encoded by the exons ATGCATGCGATTGATGTGTCCGCCGGAGGTTCCTTGCCTGCCGCCGCTGCCCGCCCCTCCTCCTACGTGCCCTGCGTGACCTTTGCCCCCGGCCAGAATGAATCCCGAATGGGTGAGCAGCGGATCGGACCGCTCGTGGCCGAACTCACGGACCGGCGGCGCCTCTTCTACGGCATCGAGGTGACGGCCAGCAGACCGGACGGGCGGCCCACGTGCCTCGACTTCAACTACTTCCTGCCGCTGCTGCCGACCTTTGTGAGCGTCGTCTGGCTGGGTCAGCGGTACTGGGACGTGGAGCCCGTGGGTCGGGTGGAGAGCCTCCAGTTGGCCCAGCACCTGGCCACCCGCATCCCAGTGCTGCCCCACCTGTCCGCCTATCGACTGGACGAGGAGCGACTCGACCAGTTCCTGGCCCTCAACTTCAGCAGTCTCCTGGCCGTTCGAGGGGATCAGGTTCACCAGGGACAGAGTTTCCGGATTAGTCAGCCCGTGGTCGAGCAATCACGGCGGCAGCGAGCTG AAAAAATTTCAATCTGTGTGCCTGGATACCCGGAGGGATACACTAGCTTAGGTGACAGTCCCCAGAATTCCACTAGGAACATTGGCTTCTTGAAGTCAAAG ATTGAAGCTGGAGCAGATTGCATTATTACCCAGATATGCTACCGGCCCGAGGTCATAGTTCAGTTTGTGAAGGATTGCCGGGCTGCTGGGATCAGGGTTCCCATTTTGGTGGGACTCTTGCCCCACGAATCCCTCCGCACTTACTTtataatggaaaaaataaccGGTGCCCAGCTCCCAATTGAGCTACGCGAGGAACTTGATCAGCTGCAGAGTCCCCAAACGGAGGGTACTAAATCCGACCAGGATATGGTTAGAAAGTTCTTCCATCGCATGACAGTCCGAATAGTTCGTCATATTCATGATGCCGATGTGGGTGTTTGGGGATTTCACTTCTTCACACTTAACCGATTTAAGTCTGTCAAAACTGTGCTTCAAGAACTTCGCGAGCTCCATTTGCTACAGGATCCCAATTAG